A region from the Dendropsophus ebraccatus isolate aDenEbr1 chromosome 1, aDenEbr1.pat, whole genome shotgun sequence genome encodes:
- the PYGO1 gene encoding pygopus homolog 1: MDKALWDKAGDVGGLEGLIRPGSQLGCPEKKKRKSTVQGSIFPPLSEYAPPTNTSSDHLIASNPFDDDYSISPLSGYTYFGKPGYANVEAFNAFKMPPNTSPKRSSRNGGLQNYRDQPLSFPKDMKSMSLGRTFSLSNIQEKSPFESECFFNSGLGQTITMPGQHFRPNHNQDVFHMTNHNSGQRNNFQPSSYRAQGGKVHLNQQPEGCHPYELAQPHFMHPKISNHKQESDSAANKNSNLNPSVNEGKSSPADFTQLTNDLQGSNKRMVHSENLQSETIDLTNCGPGNGAPSKTSLSKLSKSDVTPSEKCNRWLLQSSFCGPTDTMNPCGICSVEVNNVRDAIMCEVSCQKWFHRACTGMTEIAYALLTAETSAIWGCDTCMAKKDVQLVRTRK; the protein is encoded by the coding sequence GGGAGCATTTTTCCTCCTCTCTCGGAATATGCTCCACCAACGAACACAAGCTCAGACCATCTCATTGCCTCCAATCCTTTTGATGATGACTATAGTATATCCCCTCTTTCTGGGTACACTTACTTTGGAAAACCAGGATATGCCAATGTGGAAGCCTTCAACGCTTTTAAAATGCCACCTAATACATCACCAAAAAGGTCTTCTCGTAATGGTGGCTTACAAAACTATAGAGATCAGCCACTGTCTTTTCCAAAAGACATGAAAAGTATGTCCCTGGGGAGAACCTTCTCATTGAGCAATATCCAAGAAAAATCACCGTTTGAAAGTGAGTGTTTTTTTAACAGTGGACTTGGACAAACTATTACAATGCCTGGGCAGCACTTTAGGCCTAACCATAATCAAGATGTCTTTCACATGACAAATCACAACTCTGGCCAACGAAACAACTTCCAGCCTTCCTCTTATAGGGCTCAGGGTGGCAAAGTGCACTTAAATCAGCAACCTGAGGGATGCCACCCATATGAACTGGCACAACCTCACTTTATGCATCCAAAAATATCTAACCATAAGCAAGAATCTGATTCTGCAGCCAATAAAAATTCTAACCTGAACCCAAGTGTAAATGAAGGTAAATCTAGTCCGGCTGACTTTACCCAGCTTACTAATGATCTCCAGGGTTCTAACAAACGCATGGTTCATTCAGAAAATTTACAATCCGAAACCATAGACCTAACAAATTGTGGTCCTGGTAATGGAGCCCCCAGCAAGACTTCACTTTCTAAACTTTCAAAAAGTGATGTGACGCCTAGTGAAAAGTGCAATAGGTGGCTTCTCCAGTCAAGCTTTTGTGGCCCCACTGACACAATGAACCCATGTGGCATATGTTCTGTTGAAGTTAATAATGTTAGGGATGCCATCATGTGCGAAGTGTCTTGTCAGAAGTGGTTTCATCGAGCATGCACTGGGATGACAGAGATTGCCTATGCACTACTTACAGCAGAAACCTCTGCCATTTGGGGTTGTGATACCTGTATGGCAAAGAAAGATGTTCAGTTGGTGCGTACACGTAAATAG